One genomic window of Magnolia sinica isolate HGM2019 chromosome 3, MsV1, whole genome shotgun sequence includes the following:
- the LOC131240465 gene encoding CLAVATA3/ESR (CLE)-related protein 41-like, giving the protein MASDNESFTKTQSFRFGLLLLLLLLLVHPTDQLNISMPSISVRKLLSPTSQSAKLHPQATPSRQFESSAHEVPSGPNPICNRFLHGLDNGAHMERWSKNLKRQYYRCCVQELVIQ; this is encoded by the exons ATGGCCTCCGACAACGAAAGCTTCACAAAAACACAATCATTCCGCTTCggtctcctcctcctcctcctcctcctcctggtTCATCCAACAGATCAATTGAATATCTCCATGCCATCGATCTCTGTGAGGAAGCTTCTCTCACCTACATCTCAATCTGCAAAATTACACCCACAGGCGACCCCCTCACGTCAGTTTGAATCGAGTGCACATGAAGTGCCGAGCGGTCCAAACCCCATCTGCAATAG ATTTCTTCATGGACTtgataatggggcccacatggagaGATGGTCCAAGAATCTGAAGCGTCAATACTACAGGTGCTGTGTCCAAGAACTTGTGATCCAGTGA